The DNA sequence ACCGCGTCTACGTGCACGGACCCACCAGCATGCACGTGAAGCGCTGCGTGGAGATCAACGCGTCGCCCGCAGCCGTCATCGACTCGTGGCTCTCCGACTGCCATGCCCAGGGGCAGGACTCCCAGGCCATCTTGGGGTGGAACGCGCCAGGGCCGTTCAAGATCGTCAACAACTACCTCGAGGGTGCTGGCGAGAACGTCATGTTCGGTGGCGCCGATCCCTCGATCGCCGGTCTGGTCCCCTCGGACATCGAGATCCGGCACAACCATCTCTTCAAGCCGCTCTCCTGGCAGAACACCGCGTGGACAGTCAAGAACCACTTCGAGCTGAAGATGGCGCGGAGGGTGCTCTTCGAGGGGAACGTGCTCGAGAACAACTGGATCCAGGCCCAGACGGGATACTCGATCGTGTTCCAGAGCCTGAATCAGGGTGGGGGCGCGCCGCAGGCGGTCGTCGAGCACGTCACCGTCCGCTACAACCTCATCCGCAACAGCGTGGCAGGCATCAACCTGCTCTCGCGGTTCAAGGCCACCTCCGCCCAGGCTGCAAACAACATCTTGATCGAGCACAACGTACTCGACCGGATGGGACCGACCTCGAGCTTCGGCGGGCAGGGGCGCACCTTCCAGGTGCTGGATGATATCCGCTCACTCACGATCCGCAGGAACACCGTATTCGCGGGTCAGTCGGTGCTCCTCTTCGACGGAGCGAGCCCGACGCAGAACTTCGTGTTCCAGGGCAATATCGTCAGCTTCACACAGTTTGGGATCATCGGCAGTGGCGCAGGCGAAGGAACGGCCGCGCTCGCCCAGTATGCGCCCGGTGGCACGTTCTCGGACAATGTCATCATCGCCGGGAAGAACTCGCTCTATCCGTCGGGGAACCACTTCCCGGGGAACGTCAGTCAGGTCGGCTTCCAGAACGTGGGTGGGGGCAACTACCAGTTGTCCGCCTCCAGCCCCTACGCCGGCCGGGGAGCGGATATCCCGGCCCTCAACGCCGCGACCGCCGGGGCCCGCTAGGCCGAGGCAAGCGACGCGCAGGTCCAGGGCCCGGAGGCACCGCCTCCGGGCCCTTCGTGCGTCAGGGCTCGCACGAGCAGGGCTCCCCGCAGCGCCGACCGCCACCAGACCGGCCGTGGGCCCGTTGCGGGACGCTCGCCCCTTCGGCATCCTCCCCCGCTCCGCCCCGACCCCCCTGGCGCGGAGTCTGCTATGATGGCGCATTCTCGCCTCATCCCCGAGGTGACCCCCCAGTCAAGGCAAGGGACAGATCGGTGCGGGACACGCTGGATCGCTTCTGGAAGGCCTTCGAGCCAGGGCACGGAGACGTCAAGACCCTCCAGGCCATGGAGGGACTCCGCGCCATTGCGGTGTTTCTGGTCTTCCTCGTCCACTACGCGGCTCTGTTCGAAGTGTGGCTCCCTTCGGGGAGCGTCAGCGCCTTCGTGTCCCGGCATATGGCCTCCATCGGCAACGCAGGGGTCGACCTCTTCTTTGTGATCTCGGGGTTCCTGATCTACCGCATGTTGGTGCGCCGCCCCCGGCCGCTCCCCACCTACCTGGGTCGCCGTATCCAGCGGATCTACCCGACGTTTCTCGCTGTGCTGGCGCTGTACGTCGTCGTGTCCTGGGTGCTCCCTTCGGTCTCCAAGCTGCCGTCGGACCCGGGAGCGCAGGTCGTCTACCTGATCCAGAACCTGTTTCTCCTGCCTGGGATCTTCGACATCGAGCCCATCATCACCGTGGCCTGGTCGCTCAGCTACGAGTTCTGCTTCTACCTGGCGGTTCCGCTCGTGGTGTGGGTCTTCCAGCTTCGGCGCTGGGCTCCTGCCACCCGTCTCGTGGTGATCTCGGTGCTGTGCGTGCTCGTCTTCCTGGGAATGCGCACCGTCCGCGGCGCGCCCTACCAGATGCTGATGTTCGGATCAGGCATGCTGTTGTCCGATGCCCTCCTGGCCAGGGGGAATCGACACTGGCCCGCGCTGGGTATCCCGGCCCTGCTGCTGTCGTTCGTGGGGATGATCCTGATCCTCGAGCTGCAGATGAGTAGCCGCTGGCGGCTCTGGTTGCTGTTCATCCTCTACTTCTTCGTCGTCATGGAGTCGATCCGGGGCCTGGGCCCGTTCGCACGCTTCTGTTCGCTGACGCCCCTGCGCCGCTTCGGGAACATGAGCTACTCCTACTTCCTGCTGCACGGCTTCGCCGTGCGGATGGCGATGGAGGTGATCGCCCGCGTCTGGCCAGCCTCCTGGTCGAACGCCGCGGGATTCTGGCTGCTCCTCATGCCGGTCTTTCTCTTCTCGATCATCCCCTGCGCCGCACTGTTCTTGTGGGTGGAGCGACCCCTCTCTCTGGAACGGCGCTAGGCCTCCGGTTCGGCCGGAAGCCCCCCCTCTCCTCTCGTCTCTGGTTCCTCTGCCACCGGAGAGACCGAGACCCTCGACCTCCGCACCGGAGCGCCCCCGACACCGGGGGACCGGCACTACCAGGCGCGCGCGCGCGGCTGACGTCGTGGCGGCGAGCCCACGCTGAGTTCGCGCGACGGCAAGAAGGACCATCGCTGCGTTCATCAGTCACCTGTCGCAAGCCCGCATCGAAGGACGAACGTCGCGTAGCGGTGGGCTTTGTGGCCGAGCGTCGCGAGCTGACCGCATGGGTCTGAATCATGCCTGCCACGGAACCACACGAAACGTCATTCACAGGTTGCGCCCCTGCTACAAAACAACGGCACCACCCCCGGGGTCAGCGTAGCTCCAACGCATCACCGTTTTGCAATGACTCACACGATTCGCGGCATCGGTTCTTCCGTTTCATCCGTCGCTCGCACTCGCCTTCATGCGACGCTCGCAGCCCTCCTGCTCCTCACCAGCACCGGATGCGGTTCCGATTCACTGGGACCGTCATTCGATCTGGATGCGCCCGTCGAGGGCGACCTCGTTGTGTCGCCCGTGGAGTTGCAGCTCCAACAGGGCGCCACCGGCTCGCTGCAGTTGACGCTGCGTACCCGGGATGGACGCGAGCTCTCCTCGTTTCCAAACAGCTCCAAGGTTGTCTGGAGTAGCGACCGCCCCGCGATCGCTACCGCCAGCAACGGGGGCGCGGTTTCCGCGCGGCACCCGGGAGTTGCGACGATCACGGCCGCGCTCGGCGAGAGCCGCGCGCAAGCGGTCGTGTCCGTTGCTCCCCGGCCCGCCTCGCTGCGACCGCTCATCGACAAGGCAGCCGAAGGGGCGGTGGGATCGGCGCTGGACTCGATTGGTGTTCGCGTCGTGGACGAAGGTGGGCTGCCGGTCGCCGGCATGGCGGTGCAGTTCACTGTGGAACTGGGCGGAGGCAGTGTCTCTTCACCGCAAGTCCTCACTGCCGCGGATGGGAGCGCCAAGGTCATCTGGCGTTTGGGCGCCAACCCCGGGGACAACGCACTCAAGGTCTCTGCGGGCGGCCTCCCAGACATCTTTCTCCGCGCAGTCGGAAAGCGGAGCGGTAGCCGGTCTCGGCTGGAGATCCTCGGCGGCGAAGGCCAGCAGGGCGAGGTAGGTGCGCTGTTGGGGTCCGACCTTGCCGTGCGGGTCATCGACGAGAACGGCTCCGCCACGGCCAACGTCGGCGTGACGTGGGAGTTCGTGCACGGCGCCGGTAGCGCGGCCAGCAGCCAGAGCCCCACCTCATCCGCGCTGGTCGCCGCGCACACCGATGCAGCAGGTGTGGTCCGCGTGAGTTGGAAGCTCGGTGAGGTCTCGGGCGATCAACGCGCCGTGGCCAAGCTCGAGAACGGCTACGAGGTCTGGTTCAACGCCAGAGCCAAGCCCGGTCAGCCGTTCCTCGTCCAGATCGAGCCCGGCGCCGCCGACCTGGGGGTCGGTCAGAGCCGGAGGTTCACAGCGACCGTTCGCGATCGCTTCGGCAACCTGACCGACGCACAGTCGGTGAGCTGGAAGGCCGCCGATCCATCCGTTGCCTCCATCAACGCGGACAACGGAACCGTCGTGGGTGTGGCGTCGGGCCAGACCAGTGTCGAAGCACGCTCCGGCGGCCGCACCGCCACCGCCCAGGTCACGGTCGTGCAGTCCGGGCCGTCGGCACTGCGCATCGCCTCGGGTGCCGGACAATCCGGGGTCGCTGGAAGCCCCCTGCCCCAGCCGATCGTCGCTCAGGTCACTGACGCGGCGGGCCAGGGCCTTCCGGGGGTGTCGGTCGCATGGCAGGTCGCTCGCGGCGGCGGGTCGCTCAGCGCTCCCGTGACCGTCACGGACGCCCTGGGTCGGGCTTCGGTCCAATGGACCCTCGGAGCCGTTGCGGGAACGCAACAGCTTACGGTCTCGGCAGGAGCCCTCAGCCCGGTCGCGGTCGTGGCGATCGCCAGCGCCGGAAGCGTGGCCGAGGTGCGGGTCACCCCCGCATCCACCTCGCTGAGCCCCGGAGAGGAGCGGCAGTTCCTGGCCTCTCCGGTCGACGCGGCGGGGAACCCAGTGACCGGTGTGAGTGTGACATGGACGACGTCCAATGCGGGCGTTGCGACCGTCTCCTCTGCTGGTCTGGTTCTCGCAAAGGCAGCGGGAGACGCGCAGATCCGGGCAGCCGCCGGCGGGGTGGTCGGGACATCGTCCTTGACCGTCTCGGCCCCGGTCGTCAGTGTCCGGATCACGGGAGATTCTACGTCGCTGAATACACTGGGCGGCGCACTCCTTCTGGGCGCCGCCGCGTACGATGCGAACGGAGTCAAGATTGTGACCAGCGGAGCCAACTGGACGTCGCGCACTCCCTCGGTCGCCTCTGTCGACCAGCTGGGTCGGGTGGTGGCGCGGGCGGTGGGCTCGTCTGTCGTGGTGGCCTGCCTGATCGGAGCCTGCGACAGCGTGGCCGTGGAGGTGCGCCAACTCGTATCACAGGTGGTCGTCTCCGCTCCAAGTACCAACCTCACCAGCGGAAGCACGGTTCAGTTCTCGGCGGAGGCGCGTGACCCCGGGGGCAGCCCGGTGCCCTTCGTCAGCTTCACCTGGGCCTCCTCCAATCCGTCGGTCCTGCAGGTGGACGGCTCCGGCCGAGCCACGGCGGTGGCCCCCGGTTCCGCGGCGGTCGTGGCCACGGCCCACGTCACCAGCTCCATGGCCCTGGCGGGGCCCTCGATGACCGGTCAGAAGAACGCGACGGTGGTGTCCTCCAGCACGCCCCCGCCACCTCCGCCACCCGCTGGTGGAGCTCCCGAGCTCCCACGCACCTATATCAACACGAGCTACCAGGCCCCCACCGGCCGCCGGATCCAGGTCCGGGCCGGGCAGGACCTGCAGGCCGCCATCAACCAGGCCCAACGGGGCGACATCCTGGCCCTGCAGCCGGGTGCCGTGTTCGTCGGGAACTTCGATCTTCCCGCCAAGGCCGGTAGCGGGTGGATCGTCCTCACCACCGACATGACCCTCCCCGCCGAGGGGACACGGGTCACGCCTACGGTGGCGAGCGCCTTCGCCAAGATCGTGAGCCCCAACACCGACCCGGCCCTGTGGGTCCGCCCAGGAGCCAGTCAGTACCGCATCATGGGCCTGGAGGTGACGACAGACGCGGCCGCTCCACTCAGCTGGGTCACGGTCAAGCTGGGTGGGTCCGGGGCCATGCAGGACGCCCTGTCCGAGGTGCCGCGCGACATCGTCCTCGACCGCATGTACATCCATGGGCAGCCGAACCTGCACGCGAAGCGGTGTGTCGAGATGAACGCGTCGCCCTCGGCAGTGATCGACTCGTGGCTGTCGGACTGCCACGCGGAGGGGCAGGACGCCCAGGCCATCCTGGGGTGGAACGCGCCGGGCCCCTTCAAGATCGTCAACAACTACCTGGAGGGCGCGGGGGAGAACGTGATGTTCGGTGGAGCCGACCCGAACATCCCCAATCTGGTGCCTTCGGACATCGAGGTACGGCACAACCACTTGTTCAAGCCCCTGTCGTGGAAGGGCTCCAAGTGGACCGTCAAGAACCACTTCGAGCTCAAGATGGGACGGCGGGTGCTGTTCGAGGGGAACGTGCTCGAGAACAACTGGGTGCACGCCCAGTCCGGCTTCTCCATCGTCATGCAGAGCCTCAACCAGGGCGGCAATGCGCCCTGGGCCGTGGTCGAGCACGTGACCATCCGCTACAACCTGATCCGGAACTCGTCGCAGGGCATCAACATGCTGGCCCGCTTCCAGGCCACCCCTGCCCTCGTGCAGAACAACGTGCTCATCGAGCACAACGTGTTGGACCAGATCGGGGCGGCGAGCTCCTTCGGCGGCCAGGGGCGCCTCTTCCAGCTGCTGAACAACGTCGAGAATGTCACCATCCGGAACAACACGGGATTCGCCGGACAGGCCTTGATGCTGTTCGATGGCAACACGCCCGCGCCCAACTTCGTCTACCAGAACAACCTCACCGTGCTTGGCCAATACGGTATCATCGGGAGCGGCAAGGGCGAGGGCACGGCGGCCCTGGAGTACTATGCTCCCGGATACGTCTTCGGCAACAACGTGCTGGTGACCGGGAAGGCCAACCTCTACCCGAACGGCAATCACTTCCCCTCGAACGTGAGCCAGGTCGGGTTCGCCAACGTGAGCGGCGGGAACTACCAGCTGAGCGGCTCCAGCCCCTACCAGGGGACCGGCGCCGACATCGCGCAGTTCAACGCGAAGACCGCTGGAGCCAACTGACGCAACGCTGAAAGGCAGAGACGGCGAAGGGGGATGGGCGAATCGCCCATCCCCCTTCGTCCGTTCTGGGCCCGCTCGGCTTGCGCCCGAGCGGCCCGCGCGAATGCCTCGAGCTACTCGGCGCCCAACTCCTCGAAGCTCCCGTCGTCTCCCGCCAACCCGAGACTGAACTCCTCCGGCTGGGCCAGCGGCAGGATCTCCTCGTCGTAGTAGGACTGCTCCACCATGAACTCGACTTCGTTGTAGCGGTGGACGCCCGTACCGGCGGGAATCAAGTGACCGATGATGATGTTCTCCTTCAGTCCGGACAACTCGTCCCGAGCGCCCCGCACCGCCGCGTCCGTCAGCACCCGGGTGGTCTCCTGGAAGGAAGCCGCCGAAATGAACGACTCGGTGGTCAGGCTGGCCTTGGTGATCCCAAGCAGCAACGGCTCGGAACGGGCCGGCTTCTGGCCCTCCAGCAGGGCCTTCTGGTTGATCTCCCGGAACTCGACCCGGTCCACGTGATCCCCTTCCAACAGCATGGTGTCGCCGGGGTCCATCACGCGCACCTTCTGAAGCATCTGGCGCACGATTACTCCGATGTGCTTGTCGTTGATCTTCACGCCCTGTAGGCGGTAGACCTCCTGGATCTCGTTGAGCAGGTACTCCTGCACCGCGCGCGCACCCTTGATCCGCAGGATGTCGTGCGGGTTGATCGGACCTTCCGAGATCCGGTCTCCAGCCCGCACCTGGTCGCCCTCATGCACCCGGAGGTGTTTCCCGACCGGCACCTCGTAGGTGCGGGACTCGCTGCTCTCGGGCGTGACGACCACCTCGCGCTTGCCGCGCTTGATGTCCCCGAAGGACACCGACCCGTCGATCTCGGTGATGACGGCTGGATCTTTGGGCCGCCGCGCCTCGAACAGCTCGGCCACCCGCGGCAGACCTCCCGTGATGTCTCTGGTCTTGTAGACCTCGCGGCTGATCTTGGCCACGGTGTCGCCAGGGCTCACCGTGTCCCCATCCCGTACGGTCAGGTTTGCCCCCACCGGGATGATGAACTCGCGTAGCTTCTCCGAGCTCTTCCCCGTGCTCCAGATCTGAATCATGGGGTGCAGGGACTTGTTGCGGTCTTCGATGATCACCAACTGCCGGCGACCCGTGGATTCGTCGAGCTCCTCGCGCATGGTCTGCTCGTCGATGATGTCGACGAAGCGCACCTGACCGGCCGTGTCGGCCACGATCGGCTCCGAGTACGGATCCCAGCTGAACAGCAGGTCGCCACCGTTGATCGCCTGACCCTCCTCCACGGCCAGGGTGGCCCCGTAGGGCACCGCCAGGCGGCTGCGGATCTGGCCTTCCTTCGTCTTGAGGACGATCTGTCCCTCTCGGGACGTGACCACGCGCTCGTCGTCCGGCGTCTCGACCGTGGTTACACGATCCAGCGCCACGATCCCCTCGATCTTGGAGCGACGCTGCGTCTGCGCCGCGATACGGGCCGCCGTACCACCGATGTGGAACGTGCGCAGCGTCAGCTGCGTACCCGGCTCACCGATCGACTGAGCCGCCAGGATTCCCACCGCCTCACCGATGTCCACCATCTTCATGGTGGCCAGGTTCCGGCCGTAGCACTTCTGGCAGACGCCGCGCTTCGATTCGCAGGTCAGCACGGAGCGGATGCGCACCGTCTGGATCCCCGCCTCATCGATCGCCTCGGCAACCTCATCATCGATGAGATCCCCGGCGCGCACCAACAACTCGCCATCGATCGGGTCGTAGACGTCCTCGAGCGCAACATTTCCGACGATGCGGTCCGCCAGCGGCTCGATGATGTCCTCGCCTTCCTTCAAGGCGGCCATCTCCAAGCCGAGGATCGTGCCACAGTCTTCGGTCGCGACCGTGACGTCCTGCGCCACGTCGACGAGGCGGCGCGTGAGATACCCGGCGTCAGCGGTCTTCAGGGCCGTGTCCGCCAGACCCTTGCGGGCGCCGTGCGTCGAGATGAAGTACTCGACCACGGTGAGGCCTTCACGGAAGTTCGATTTGATGGGGCTCTCGATGATCTCGCCGATGCCCCCGGTCAGTTTCTTCTGTGGCTTGGCCATCAGGCCGCGCATCCCAGCCAGCTGACGCATCTGG is a window from the Gemmatimonadota bacterium genome containing:
- a CDS encoding acyltransferase; its protein translation is MRDTLDRFWKAFEPGHGDVKTLQAMEGLRAIAVFLVFLVHYAALFEVWLPSGSVSAFVSRHMASIGNAGVDLFFVISGFLIYRMLVRRPRPLPTYLGRRIQRIYPTFLAVLALYVVVSWVLPSVSKLPSDPGAQVVYLIQNLFLLPGIFDIEPIITVAWSLSYEFCFYLAVPLVVWVFQLRRWAPATRLVVISVLCVLVFLGMRTVRGAPYQMLMFGSGMLLSDALLARGNRHWPALGIPALLLSFVGMILILELQMSSRWRLWLLFILYFFVVMESIRGLGPFARFCSLTPLRRFGNMSYSYFLLHGFAVRMAMEVIARVWPASWSNAAGFWLLLMPVFLFSIIPCAALFLWVERPLSLERR
- a CDS encoding Ig-like domain-containing protein, which codes for MTHTIRGIGSSVSSVARTRLHATLAALLLLTSTGCGSDSLGPSFDLDAPVEGDLVVSPVELQLQQGATGSLQLTLRTRDGRELSSFPNSSKVVWSSDRPAIATASNGGAVSARHPGVATITAALGESRAQAVVSVAPRPASLRPLIDKAAEGAVGSALDSIGVRVVDEGGLPVAGMAVQFTVELGGGSVSSPQVLTAADGSAKVIWRLGANPGDNALKVSAGGLPDIFLRAVGKRSGSRSRLEILGGEGQQGEVGALLGSDLAVRVIDENGSATANVGVTWEFVHGAGSAASSQSPTSSALVAAHTDAAGVVRVSWKLGEVSGDQRAVAKLENGYEVWFNARAKPGQPFLVQIEPGAADLGVGQSRRFTATVRDRFGNLTDAQSVSWKAADPSVASINADNGTVVGVASGQTSVEARSGGRTATAQVTVVQSGPSALRIASGAGQSGVAGSPLPQPIVAQVTDAAGQGLPGVSVAWQVARGGGSLSAPVTVTDALGRASVQWTLGAVAGTQQLTVSAGALSPVAVVAIASAGSVAEVRVTPASTSLSPGEERQFLASPVDAAGNPVTGVSVTWTTSNAGVATVSSAGLVLAKAAGDAQIRAAAGGVVGTSSLTVSAPVVSVRITGDSTSLNTLGGALLLGAAAYDANGVKIVTSGANWTSRTPSVASVDQLGRVVARAVGSSVVVACLIGACDSVAVEVRQLVSQVVVSAPSTNLTSGSTVQFSAEARDPGGSPVPFVSFTWASSNPSVLQVDGSGRATAVAPGSAAVVATAHVTSSMALAGPSMTGQKNATVVSSSTPPPPPPPAGGAPELPRTYINTSYQAPTGRRIQVRAGQDLQAAINQAQRGDILALQPGAVFVGNFDLPAKAGSGWIVLTTDMTLPAEGTRVTPTVASAFAKIVSPNTDPALWVRPGASQYRIMGLEVTTDAAAPLSWVTVKLGGSGAMQDALSEVPRDIVLDRMYIHGQPNLHAKRCVEMNASPSAVIDSWLSDCHAEGQDAQAILGWNAPGPFKIVNNYLEGAGENVMFGGADPNIPNLVPSDIEVRHNHLFKPLSWKGSKWTVKNHFELKMGRRVLFEGNVLENNWVHAQSGFSIVMQSLNQGGNAPWAVVEHVTIRYNLIRNSSQGINMLARFQATPALVQNNVLIEHNVLDQIGAASSFGGQGRLFQLLNNVENVTIRNNTGFAGQALMLFDGNTPAPNFVYQNNLTVLGQYGIIGSGKGEGTAALEYYAPGYVFGNNVLVTGKANLYPNGNHFPSNVSQVGFANVSGGNYQLSGSSPYQGTGADIAQFNAKTAGAN